The nucleotide window gattaaccggattttaggccttcacagtgtcacaaacgggaataaagattacattttcaccaattgcaaagattataatctggaatggaccgaggaatttcgggttcgacaaggaacaaacggaatgagagaaggaaaggagaaaggaatttgagaatgagccgatcgaagattacgaaaaacgttcaatttgtgtaatctttattcccgtttgtgactccatgaggatTGAGGGATGTTGCCTTGactctcagtttaaagggactctaatcttGACTAAAAATAGATGCTAATTCATAAGCTTAGAGGTGAACTTCCCACTCTCACTAGATGTATCACGCGAAACTTCATGAAATCCACCTCTCGCGCCCTTCGCGTTCCTGGTCATGGCCATGGCTAGGGCTTACTGGGCTACGCGCCTTCCCGTAAGCGTGCATCTCGGGAACCTGGCCTTATATTCTGTGGAGAAGTGACGACTGGTGCCACTGGTGGGTATGAGCCGCGCGGCACTCCTCTGATTGGTCCATCTCCCCTCGTACAAGTAGCGTTAGATCCGACGAGGTCCCGCGCGCGGCACCGTTTTTGAAAGCGTCGCGTGGCCCCTCCACTCGTTTCGTATTTCCCGCGATAGCGCTCCATCATTCTTACCGTTTATTGGTTCGTTTTAGTGGGAGACGGAAAGTAGTTCGGCCAATCGTGACGCTTCTCCTAAGTCGAGCGACGGTATAAAAGGCGGACTCATGCCCTCTCAGACATCATTCTCGTGTTAATACTTGAAACAGCGCAATCATGACTGGACGTGGTAAAGGAGGAAAAGGACTCGGAAAAGGAGGAGCCAAGCGTCACCGTAAGGTGCTCCGCGATAACATCCAGGGAATCACCAAGCCCGCCATCCGTCGTCTGGCCCGCCGAGGTGGAGTCAAGCGTATTTCTGGACTCATCTACGAAGAAACCCGTGGTGTCCTCAAGGTTTTCCTTGAGAACGTCATCCGTGATGCCGTCACCTACACCGAGCACGCCAAGAGGAAGACTGTCACAGCCATGGACGTCGTTTACGCCCTGAAACGTCAGGGCCGCACCCTCTACGGTTTCGGAGGTTAATTCGCTTCCTGCCGTTGCCGCACATCCAACTCtttaaaacggcccttttcagggccaccacaTATACGAGCTCTCTCACTCACCAACATACACTCCTTTTCATCGGAAGAGTAGAATCGAATAAGTTATGCTCTaccatgtctcccgactttttagcccttcaaaatggcaaaatctgaccttttttttttttttttttttttttttttttttttttttttaaatttgttcaaaatttatcGTTTAATCAGATCCGAACATCgttttaggcagtttttgccatttaatatcagaattttggccctaaacagctgaaatgtcctgtaccgtagcctgtctgcaactcaagtgcgcaactttaacgcttcataaccatcatcttgcatctaaatacttccacttctgctgtaaattcacactcaacttgtacctaacttattattttcagttatattcatccaaataagtgaaaatattgaccgtctttgcgtcaagcaggcttgtctgcggaattcgcgtcctgtaccgtagcccccttttttcagcatcatttcgtccgttagagtgcagcacttatgaactttgtttactttttttgcgttatcgtgactatcacacgctgatgtcgagcagaggaaaaaaaaaccgcaatgaaACAGTAAATGTTGATcgtttttttatgagtttctaggtttaacgaccatctaggatgtccttaccgtatacctacctttttaatgcataaatcacttcaaactctcgaattttggtattttttgatacgctctaatatcttaacctcaaatccagaatttcaaccacatgcgtgaatatgcccgagcaccgttgccaataatcacacgatttgtcGCACCGTGCCTCGTACCGTACCCGTAGCCGTCCGGTACCGTGGCCCGTAGCtgacgcgcgatgcggccgggtctacggtaagtacggacaaaatgcgaaagtcatccaaaaatcggtgcgctgtttgatggatcatcccactttactttattttatctatcaccatttggaatttaaaaaaaaaaagagagacgtattttcttttagtacgacgcgacttagaagaagaaggcttttttttcgatgattgcataaggatctttttatttttttcatttttttcttttagaactttgagtcctctttttcgtcttaaaacctaacttatttttttcttattgtcctttaaatatttatttaaggtgatttgtgaccacattttcgataaatttacctttttgttttctttcttattttgttattttgtaagagtgcacctaaaacgttctaacgttgttaagcttgttttaagatctcagcttctaagatttgtccctaattatttaatgcgtttactttaaaataaaagcagttaattatttttgaaaaactgatttacttactctttttacctttattgcctgtaattatttataaaagtggcacttataagctatgctataacttagcagtttattccccaatgaatttcagttctttataattcggcccttgcatacagtaatatttacgaatgcctcttcgtccttaccgtagcccgtttgtccgtaccgtaacgttattgtcctgtaccgtagaccagtaaaaaagtgtacaatttgtagctttaaaaagagcaaacctgtagaaattctttaaaaaagttgtctaccacatcctctaagttagttctaaagaaattaattaaaattaagcgtttaattacatttcctggcttttttgggagaaaaatgatggcgcaaaattctagaaatcggactttacagcaatttgggggctaaattttgaaagtaaaaactttgaaggatattttgttttatttttctacaagaatatagctctatgagtgcaaaaaaacttaaaacggtattattatcgcacgtattgataggaaaacaagcctgtttagttggtctgcggtacggacaaaaaatttaacttccagtgataaaagaggccaaaaaaaaatttctgttgaaaacgaagattgaccaccattaaaatcgactttccaagaGGATGAGGATTTCAGAAAACatgctgaagttttaaaataactaaattcacttttttaaaaaacgatggctccaagagcaaaacttatttgattctactcggAACTTGAACACTCGATCCGAGTGTCTAAGGTTCCGATGTAAATCGGTACCGTCGGAGGTCAGAAAGTAATTCTATGCGTTTTTCTTACAACGCGATTTTTCCGTATAGTCTCTCCCTCTCCACTGCTCCTGAGACGACTCAATTTATCAAAATCTACCGTCAGAGCCAGAAAGTAATTCTATGCGTTTTTCTTACAACGCGATTTTTCCGTATAGTCTCTCCCTCTCCACTGCTCCTGAGAC belongs to Bemisia tabaci chromosome 6, PGI_BMITA_v3 and includes:
- the LOC109042648 gene encoding histone H4; the protein is MTGRGKGGKGLGKGGAKRHRKVLRDNIQGITKPAIRRLARRGGVKRISGLIYEETRGVLKVFLENVIRDAVTYTEHAKRKTVTAMDVVYALKRQGRTLYGFGG